A window from Solidesulfovibrio sp. encodes these proteins:
- a CDS encoding serine protease → MKYTRVLLLGCLLSLPWPASSRASDLSALFQANEASVVTIRAGKKIGTGFYVSPEFLVTNFHVIRGSRSVTYYNNYADGGTAVTSVVTVDPVNDLAILLAPKPGKPVRLGAYDSVSPGAELFAIGSPQGYEKTITNGMLSQKRKDGRMQISIAVSPGSSGSPVFTMQGDVVGVVVAQRTDSQNLNFAIPSDRVQNLLQKANATARADHINVADSDFSRDADSSGGVAGSMDVDFAGVDTSLPGCRNYASTAFETSTASLIKLCVCNESSMLTNRLCQCRPCRR, encoded by the coding sequence ATGAAATACACCCGCGTACTGCTCCTGGGCTGCCTGCTGTCGCTTCCGTGGCCGGCCAGCTCCCGGGCGTCCGATCTGAGCGCGCTTTTCCAGGCCAACGAGGCCTCGGTCGTCACCATCCGGGCCGGTAAGAAAATCGGAACGGGCTTCTACGTTTCGCCGGAGTTCCTCGTCACGAACTTTCACGTCATACGCGGCAGCCGCTCCGTCACGTATTACAACAATTACGCCGACGGCGGCACGGCGGTGACCTCCGTGGTGACCGTGGACCCGGTCAACGACCTGGCCATCCTGCTGGCGCCGAAACCGGGAAAGCCCGTACGCCTGGGCGCCTACGACAGCGTGTCGCCGGGCGCCGAACTCTTCGCCATCGGCTCGCCCCAGGGCTATGAGAAAACCATCACCAACGGCATGCTGAGCCAGAAGCGAAAAGACGGCCGCATGCAGATTTCCATCGCCGTCTCGCCGGGCTCCAGCGGCTCGCCCGTGTTCACCATGCAGGGGGACGTGGTGGGCGTGGTCGTGGCCCAACGCACGGATTCGCAAAACCTCAATTTCGCCATTCCGTCCGACCGCGTCCAGAACCTGCTGCAAAAGGCCAACGCGACCGCCCGGGCCGACCATATCAACGTGGCGGACAGCGATTTCTCGCGCGACGCGGACTCGTCCGGCGGCGTGGCCGGAAGCATGGACGTCGATTTCGCCGGCGTGGACACCAGCTTGCCCGGCTGTCGCAACTATGCGTCCACGGCCTTCGAAACCAGCACCGCCAGCCTCATCAAGCTGTGCGTGTGCAATGAGTCCTCGATGCTCACCAACCGGCTGTGCCAGTGCCGGCCCTGCCGGCGCTAG
- a CDS encoding PEP/pyruvate-binding domain-containing protein, whose protein sequence is MGDDVFGTIKRAITGLFAGRDTDDAAQGLTEEQIQTEFKKRYHHFKLLLTANKKALEIMSEMEEALNGRRAFGMAFIRAHSTAASVNVYKIVEHLNAIAPGKYAALYNRIKDIQRRIGECWHHGGDDETSALVIPLEQAGRDLADQVGGKMAGLGEIVRRAGLPVPPGFAVTARAYRRLVEENDLKDEINRLLQTAGPDDQRNLLILSSQIRNKITGATVPADVAEAILAAYKALCAPLGRAVPVSLRSSALGEDEAGQTFAGQFSSKLNVAPDDILQSYKEVLASKYSPQAMTYRLNKGIPDEDVAMCVGVMAMVDAVAGGVIYSRNPLDIRDDAIRIHSALGLPKSVVDGSVATDEFVVRRGEPPVLAERHIRQKDQVFVCLPGEGVCRAETTGDRAGEPSITDEQAISLAAAAVRLETMYGAPVDVEWAVDAAGAILFLQCRELVQLPGGASPDRARRVHGEPLLADGATASPGVGCGPVFVVRREADLLQFPRGAVLVAIEAPPRYASIIDRVAAIVTEKGGAAGHLANVAREFRVPALMAVAGAATRLAPGVEVTVDADGRAVYPGRVQELLDEAEARRQPAPERQTPMHAILRRVMDQITPLFLIDPNVPEFSPENCRTLHDITRFCHEKSVTEMFTFGQEFHFSKRAAKQLKYKGTAMKWWFINLDDGFTHDVPGKFVKLEEICSIPVGALWDGIVAMPWQGPPPMDGRGFMSIIAQASTNPHLEAAAHSSFAERNYFMVSRNYLCLSSRFGFHFCTVESLVGDRPQENYVSFQFKGGAAEFSRRRRRAEFVAEILEVRGFSCEVSEDASFARISAGPEEEMLTALKVIGYMLMHTRQLDMIMHNEAMVQSYRQKILDDLVTVVGAPGREMPACPARPAEAAMETTT, encoded by the coding sequence ATGGGGGACGACGTGTTCGGCACCATCAAGCGCGCGATTACCGGGCTTTTTGCCGGCAGGGACACCGACGACGCGGCCCAGGGGCTGACCGAGGAACAGATCCAGACGGAATTCAAGAAGCGCTACCACCATTTCAAGCTGCTGCTGACGGCCAACAAGAAAGCCCTGGAGATCATGTCCGAGATGGAGGAGGCCTTAAACGGCCGCCGCGCCTTCGGCATGGCGTTTATCCGCGCCCACTCCACCGCCGCCTCGGTCAACGTCTACAAGATCGTCGAGCACCTAAACGCCATCGCCCCTGGCAAATACGCCGCGCTCTACAACCGCATCAAGGACATCCAGCGCCGCATCGGCGAGTGCTGGCATCACGGCGGCGACGACGAAACCAGCGCCCTGGTCATCCCCCTGGAACAGGCCGGCCGCGACCTGGCCGATCAGGTCGGCGGCAAGATGGCCGGCCTGGGCGAGATCGTGCGCCGTGCCGGCCTGCCCGTGCCGCCGGGGTTCGCCGTCACGGCCCGGGCCTACCGCCGGCTGGTGGAGGAAAACGACCTGAAAGACGAGATCAACCGCCTGCTCCAGACCGCCGGCCCCGACGACCAGCGCAACCTGCTGATCTTAAGCTCCCAGATCCGCAACAAGATCACCGGCGCCACGGTGCCGGCCGACGTGGCCGAGGCGATCCTCGCCGCCTACAAGGCCCTGTGCGCGCCGCTGGGCCGTGCCGTGCCGGTGTCGCTTCGCTCCTCGGCCCTGGGCGAGGACGAGGCCGGCCAGACCTTCGCCGGCCAGTTCTCCTCCAAGCTCAACGTCGCCCCGGACGACATCCTGCAATCCTACAAGGAAGTCCTGGCCAGCAAATACAGCCCGCAAGCCATGACCTACCGGCTCAACAAGGGCATCCCGGACGAGGACGTGGCCATGTGCGTGGGGGTGATGGCCATGGTCGACGCCGTGGCCGGCGGGGTCATCTATTCCCGCAACCCCCTGGACATCCGCGACGACGCCATCCGCATCCACAGCGCCCTGGGCCTGCCCAAGTCCGTGGTGGACGGGTCGGTGGCCACGGACGAGTTCGTGGTGCGCCGGGGCGAGCCGCCGGTTTTGGCCGAGCGCCACATCCGGCAAAAGGACCAGGTGTTCGTGTGCCTGCCGGGCGAGGGGGTCTGCCGGGCGGAGACGACCGGCGACCGGGCCGGGGAGCCGAGCATCACCGACGAACAGGCGATTTCCCTGGCCGCGGCGGCCGTGCGGCTGGAGACGATGTACGGCGCGCCCGTGGACGTGGAGTGGGCCGTGGACGCGGCCGGGGCCATCCTGTTTCTGCAGTGCCGGGAGTTGGTGCAGCTGCCGGGCGGGGCCTCGCCCGACCGGGCGCGGCGGGTCCACGGCGAGCCGCTTCTGGCCGACGGGGCCACGGCCAGCCCGGGGGTGGGCTGCGGGCCGGTGTTCGTCGTGCGCCGCGAGGCCGACCTGCTGCAATTTCCGCGGGGGGCGGTGCTCGTGGCCATCGAGGCCCCGCCGCGCTATGCCTCGATCATCGACCGGGTGGCGGCCATCGTCACGGAAAAAGGCGGCGCGGCCGGCCATCTGGCCAACGTGGCCCGGGAGTTCCGGGTGCCGGCGCTGATGGCCGTGGCCGGGGCCGCGACCCGGCTGGCCCCGGGCGTCGAGGTCACGGTGGACGCCGACGGCCGGGCGGTCTACCCCGGCCGCGTCCAGGAACTGCTCGACGAGGCCGAGGCCCGGCGCCAGCCGGCGCCGGAACGCCAGACCCCCATGCACGCCATCCTGCGCCGGGTCATGGACCAGATCACGCCGCTTTTTCTCATCGACCCCAACGTGCCGGAATTTTCTCCGGAAAACTGCCGCACTCTCCACGACATCACCCGGTTTTGCCACGAGAAGTCCGTGACCGAGATGTTCACCTTCGGCCAGGAGTTCCATTTCTCCAAGCGGGCGGCCAAGCAGCTCAAGTACAAGGGCACGGCCATGAAGTGGTGGTTCATCAACCTCGATGACGGCTTCACCCACGACGTGCCGGGCAAATTCGTCAAGCTGGAGGAGATCTGCTCCATCCCGGTGGGGGCGCTGTGGGACGGCATCGTCGCCATGCCCTGGCAGGGGCCGCCGCCCATGGACGGCCGGGGGTTCATGTCCATCATCGCCCAGGCCTCGACCAATCCGCATCTGGAGGCGGCGGCCCATTCGTCGTTCGCCGAGCGCAACTACTTCATGGTCTCGCGCAACTACCTGTGCTTGAGCTCCCGGTTCGGCTTCCATTTCTGCACGGTGGAGTCGCTCGTGGGCGACCGGCCGCAGGAGAACTACGTGAGCTTCCAGTTCAAGGGTGGGGCGGCGGAGTTTTCCCGGCGGCGGCGGCGGGCGGAGTTCGTGGCCGAGATCTTGGAAGTGCGGGGATTTAGCTGCGAGGTCAGCGAGGACGCCTCGTTCGCCCGCATAAGCGCCGGCCCGGAAGAGGAGATGCTCACGGCGCTGAAAGTCATCGGCTACATGCTCATGCACACCCGCCAGCTGGACATGATCATGCACAACGAGGCCATGGTGCAAAGCTACAGGCAGAAGATTCTGGACGACCTGGTGACGGTGGTCGGCGCGCCGGGCCGGGAGATGCCGGCCTGCCCGGCCAGGCCGGCCGAGGCCGCGATGGAGACGACCACGTAA
- a CDS encoding FAD-dependent oxidoreductase, which translates to MRRHLVLCGGGHAHLFTLSRLAAFFEAGIDVTCVAPSPHLSYSGMGPGMLSGRYAPAELRFDVERMVREASGGQEGRRPSWTTPPGGIIPPGPPGGGGKGVGAFVRGSVAGIDPEARRLRLADGREIRYDAVSFGIGSVVAPPFPVDASPGVGVYPVKPIENLLLARRAIESRVEAGEAVQVLVVGGGTSAFEVAGNTLGLLTGLGVKKPLVTVVTGRGLLCGWPGRARRLAHAALARRGARRITGRVTRLRGDRAELADGGGVRCDVCLVATGTRPPELFAQAGLALGPDGGLSVNAFLQSPLFPEIFGGGDCIHFAPAPLPRAGVYAVRQGPVLFANLLAFLTGRQLTPFGKTGQNFLSLLNCGDGRAILRKGPLVLEGRWCMALKDAIDRRFIRRFAARAISVAP; encoded by the coding sequence ATGCGCAGGCATCTTGTCCTTTGCGGCGGCGGCCATGCCCACCTGTTCACCCTGTCGCGGCTCGCGGCCTTTTTCGAGGCCGGCATCGACGTCACCTGCGTCGCCCCGAGCCCCCACCTGTCCTATTCCGGCATGGGGCCGGGCATGCTTTCCGGCCGCTACGCCCCGGCCGAACTGCGCTTCGATGTGGAGCGGATGGTGCGGGAGGCCTCCGGCGGCCAGGAGGGGCGTCGCCCCTCCTGGACCACCCCACCGGGGGGGATCATCCCCCCCGGACCCCCTGGCGGGGGGGGAAAGGGAGTGGGGGCGTTCGTGCGGGGGAGCGTGGCCGGGATCGATCCCGAAGCGCGGCGGCTGCGTTTGGCGGACGGCCGGGAGATACGCTACGACGCCGTAAGCTTCGGCATCGGCAGTGTCGTGGCGCCGCCGTTTCCCGTGGACGCCTCGCCCGGCGTCGGCGTCTATCCGGTCAAACCCATCGAGAACCTGCTGCTCGCCCGGCGCGCGATCGAATCCCGGGTCGAGGCCGGCGAAGCCGTGCAGGTGCTGGTGGTCGGCGGCGGAACGTCGGCTTTCGAGGTCGCGGGCAACACCCTGGGGCTGTTGACGGGATTGGGCGTGAAAAAACCGCTGGTGACCGTGGTCACCGGCCGGGGGCTGCTGTGCGGCTGGCCGGGGAGGGCCCGGCGGCTGGCCCATGCAGCCCTTGCCCGGCGCGGGGCGCGCCGCATCACCGGCCGGGTGACGCGCCTGCGGGGCGACCGGGCGGAACTGGCCGACGGCGGCGGCGTGCGCTGCGACGTCTGCCTGGTGGCCACGGGCACACGGCCACCGGAGCTTTTCGCCCAGGCCGGCCTGGCCCTGGGGCCGGACGGCGGGCTTTCGGTCAACGCCTTCCTGCAAAGCCCGCTTTTCCCGGAAATCTTCGGCGGCGGCGACTGCATCCATTTCGCGCCCGCCCCCCTGCCCCGGGCCGGAGTCTACGCCGTGCGCCAGGGGCCGGTGCTTTTCGCCAACCTGCTGGCCTTCCTCACCGGCCGGCAACTGACCCCCTTTGGCAAGACGGGCCAAAACTTCCTGTCACTGCTCAATTGCGGCGACGGCCGGGCCATCCTGCGCAAGGGGCCGCTCGTCCTCGAAGGCCGCTGGTGCATGGCCCTCAAGGACGCCATCGACCGGCGCTTCATCCGTCGCTTCGCGGCGAGGGCCATCTCCGTCGCGCCCTAA
- a CDS encoding response regulator, with protein MRALIVDDDFYSRSFLEYILHPYAACDAAVNGEDAIMAFKKALEAGTPYALVFMDLLMPVIDGPRALNEIREIEKDFGLSDDACCKIVITSVLEDGEDTHNAMYLGGATSFLQKPVDEKSILAELTRLGVIAPEAS; from the coding sequence ATGCGGGCCCTTATTGTCGACGACGATTTCTACAGCCGCAGTTTTCTCGAATACATCCTGCACCCGTATGCCGCCTGCGACGCGGCGGTCAACGGCGAGGACGCCATCATGGCCTTCAAGAAGGCCCTGGAGGCCGGCACCCCCTACGCCCTGGTCTTCATGGACCTGCTCATGCCGGTCATCGACGGCCCTCGGGCCCTCAACGAAATCCGTGAAATCGAAAAGGATTTCGGCCTGTCCGACGATGCCTGCTGCAAGATCGTCATCACCTCGGTGTTGGAGGACGGCGAGGACACCCACAACGCCATGTATCTCGGCGGCGCCACCTCCTTTCTGCAAAAGCCCGTGGACGAGAAATCCATCCTGGCCGAACTGACCCGCCTGGGCGTCATCGCGCCCGAGGCCTCGTAA
- the tmcA gene encoding acidic tetraheme cytochrome c3 TmcA — protein sequence MKRRTTPLALVALAAALLLAAPAMSQQDMTTVPAEGLASKTRLPAVFPHDQHNEKAAIAECTACHHGEKDGKRDPEADTAGIPCSDCHTAAGKPGRTPLMRAYHKQCMGCHLDKKKGPVSCGDCHKPVK from the coding sequence ATGAAACGACGCACGACACCGCTTGCGCTTGTGGCTCTCGCCGCCGCCCTGCTCCTGGCGGCCCCGGCCATGAGCCAGCAGGACATGACCACGGTCCCGGCCGAGGGGCTGGCCAGCAAGACCCGCCTGCCGGCCGTCTTCCCCCATGACCAGCACAACGAAAAAGCCGCCATCGCCGAGTGCACGGCCTGCCACCACGGGGAAAAGGACGGCAAGCGCGACCCCGAGGCCGATACCGCCGGCATTCCCTGCTCCGACTGCCACACGGCCGCGGGCAAGCCCGGACGCACGCCGCTCATGCGCGCCTACCACAAGCAATGCATGGGCTGCCACCTGGACAAGAAAAAAGGCCCCGTCAGCTGCGGCGACTGCCACAAGCCGGTCAAATAG
- the tmcB gene encoding electron transfer complex ferredoxin TmcB, translated as MSTIADRLIEDTGLRRGVSRLTPEKIEKVFKELVAGECGARLKTYVETCVRCGMCAKACHYYMSHKDPSYTPVAKVSQTMWRLLAAGGRVDPQVIYECAQIAYTECNLCRRCIHYCPLGIDTGYIISVVRRLCHKLGCTPQYIQDTAHSHSATLNQMWVKDDEWPDTLQWQEDEAREEFPGLRIPLDVEGADFMYSVIAPEPKFRTQLIYQAAAIFNAAGVSWTMPATPGWDNSNMAMFTGDSEIMSRVERAHYETAQRLRVKRIVMGECGHAFRAVYDVANRWLGWKWHPVPVVHSVEFFWELIQQGRIKLTHKYADPVTIHDPCNIIRGRGLMDKLREVVHFLCENVVEMSPNREHNYCCCAGGGVINCGPPFKNVRIVGNSIKAEQLKATGVHTLVAPCHNCHGGLEDIISKFGLGMHTKFLGDLIYELMEKPEAE; from the coding sequence ATGAGCACCATTGCCGATCGTTTGATCGAGGACACGGGGCTGCGGCGCGGGGTTTCCCGGCTGACCCCGGAGAAGATAGAAAAAGTCTTCAAGGAGCTCGTCGCCGGCGAATGCGGCGCCAGGCTCAAAACCTACGTCGAAACCTGCGTGCGTTGCGGCATGTGCGCCAAGGCCTGCCACTACTACATGTCGCACAAGGACCCGAGCTACACGCCCGTGGCCAAGGTCAGCCAGACCATGTGGCGCCTTCTGGCCGCCGGCGGCCGGGTCGACCCGCAGGTCATCTACGAATGCGCGCAAATCGCCTACACCGAGTGCAACCTCTGCCGGCGCTGCATCCACTACTGCCCCCTGGGCATCGACACCGGCTACATCATCAGCGTGGTGCGCCGGCTGTGCCACAAGCTGGGCTGCACGCCCCAGTACATCCAAGACACCGCCCACAGCCACTCGGCCACCCTCAACCAGATGTGGGTCAAAGACGACGAGTGGCCCGACACCCTGCAATGGCAGGAGGACGAGGCCCGCGAGGAATTCCCCGGGCTGCGCATTCCCCTGGACGTCGAAGGCGCGGACTTCATGTACTCGGTCATCGCCCCGGAACCGAAATTCCGCACCCAGCTCATCTACCAGGCGGCGGCCATCTTCAACGCCGCCGGCGTGTCCTGGACCATGCCGGCCACGCCCGGCTGGGACAACTCCAACATGGCCATGTTCACCGGCGATTCCGAGATCATGTCCCGGGTGGAGCGGGCCCACTACGAGACCGCCCAGCGGCTGCGCGTCAAGCGCATCGTCATGGGCGAGTGCGGCCACGCCTTCCGGGCCGTCTACGACGTGGCCAACCGCTGGCTCGGCTGGAAATGGCACCCCGTGCCCGTGGTCCACTCGGTGGAGTTCTTCTGGGAACTGATCCAGCAGGGCCGCATCAAGCTGACCCACAAGTACGCCGACCCGGTCACCATCCACGACCCCTGCAACATCATCCGGGGCCGCGGGCTCATGGACAAGCTGCGCGAGGTGGTCCACTTCCTGTGCGAGAACGTGGTCGAGATGTCGCCCAACCGCGAACACAACTACTGCTGCTGCGCCGGCGGCGGCGTCATCAACTGCGGGCCTCCCTTCAAAAACGTCCGCATCGTCGGCAACTCCATCAAGGCCGAGCAGCTCAAAGCCACGGGCGTGCACACCCTGGTCGCGCCCTGCCACAACTGCCACGGCGGCCTGGAGGACATCATCAGCAAGTTTGGCCTCGGCATGCACACCAAGTTCCTGGGCGACCTGATCTACGAGCTCATGGAGAAACCCGAGGCCGAGTAA
- the tmcC gene encoding TmcC family electron transfer complex membrane anchor subunit produces the protein MHALYDLAVGPLAWLAFAVFILGSVYRLLSMRALAFKKDGAFVAYISWPHAIKSLAHWFTPFGALGWKENPGVTAATFIFHICLFLVPLFLMGHIVLFDTFRGWSWPALPDGAADTLAIVVVVICAYFLWRRVSVPEVRFVTGPQDILVVSLVGLTFLTGVLAYHRIGDNLLVTTLHILCGEAMLIAIPFTRLSHMLFAVFSRGYIASEFGSVRHAKDW, from the coding sequence ATGCACGCCCTGTACGATCTCGCCGTCGGCCCCCTGGCCTGGCTGGCCTTCGCCGTCTTCATCCTCGGTTCGGTTTACCGGCTGCTGTCCATGCGCGCCCTGGCCTTCAAGAAGGACGGCGCCTTCGTGGCCTACATCAGTTGGCCCCACGCCATCAAATCCCTGGCCCACTGGTTCACGCCGTTCGGCGCCCTGGGCTGGAAGGAAAACCCCGGCGTCACGGCGGCCACCTTCATCTTTCACATCTGCCTGTTTCTGGTGCCGCTTTTCCTCATGGGCCACATCGTGCTCTTCGACACCTTCCGGGGCTGGTCCTGGCCGGCACTGCCCGACGGGGCGGCCGACACCCTGGCCATCGTGGTGGTCGTGATCTGCGCCTACTTCCTGTGGCGACGCGTCAGCGTCCCGGAAGTGCGCTTCGTCACCGGCCCCCAGGACATCCTGGTGGTGTCCCTGGTGGGCCTGACCTTCCTGACGGGCGTTTTGGCCTATCATCGCATCGGCGACAACCTGCTTGTGACCACCCTGCACATCCTGTGCGGCGAGGCCATGCTGATCGCCATCCCGTTCACCCGGCTCTCCCATATGTTGTTCGCCGTCTTTTCGCGGGGCTACATCGCCTCGGAGTTCGGGTCCGTCAGACACGCCAAGGACTGGTAG
- the tmcD gene encoding electron transfer complex subunit TmcD yields the protein MSVAQSWDFTPGARVVVDDLGKCSREYEWLEEPYVSPDGEAVAMVAALPDAEFSMAVNGEVWEETFDKVWYPRFSPDGRLTALVQSAGEWTMAVDGEAWETSYGYIWGTLFSADGDVIAAPIQADGQYGLAVDGQAWETLYENANQVILSRDGKATAAVVQAKSLAQADIETFQQGIFTVAVNGEAWNNIFVNCWNPAFDATGSRVAATVRRTLYDYTIAVDGVAWEGAYACAWGPVFNPVSGQVAAPVRKAGAWGMAVDDKMAWEPRFAQLWHQAFSADGTKLAAIAAVRFGDFTVVVDGAPWGVTFPVITDLVISPAGGRVAALGNDHNTAFAVLCDGKVWAGRYDMAWTPVWSADGAHLAVHVERGGKHTVVCDGKPYGQSFDKCFAPAFSPDGTKVLIRGIADGKLHRIVAPVAAFAG from the coding sequence ATGTCCGTCGCGCAGTCCTGGGATTTCACGCCGGGCGCCCGCGTCGTCGTGGACGATTTGGGCAAATGTTCGCGTGAATACGAGTGGCTGGAGGAACCTTACGTCTCGCCGGACGGCGAGGCCGTGGCCATGGTCGCCGCTTTGCCGGACGCCGAATTTTCCATGGCGGTCAACGGCGAGGTCTGGGAGGAAACGTTCGACAAGGTCTGGTACCCCCGATTCTCGCCCGACGGGCGCCTGACGGCGCTGGTCCAGTCGGCCGGGGAGTGGACCATGGCCGTGGACGGCGAGGCCTGGGAAACTTCCTACGGCTACATCTGGGGCACGCTTTTTTCCGCCGACGGCGATGTGATCGCCGCGCCCATCCAGGCCGACGGGCAATACGGCCTGGCCGTGGACGGGCAGGCCTGGGAAACGTTGTACGAGAACGCCAACCAGGTGATCCTGTCCCGGGACGGCAAGGCCACGGCCGCCGTGGTCCAGGCCAAGTCCCTGGCCCAGGCGGACATCGAGACCTTCCAGCAGGGCATCTTCACCGTGGCGGTGAACGGCGAGGCCTGGAACAACATTTTCGTCAACTGCTGGAACCCGGCCTTCGACGCCACGGGCAGCCGCGTGGCCGCGACCGTGCGCCGCACGCTCTACGACTACACTATCGCCGTGGACGGGGTGGCCTGGGAGGGCGCCTACGCCTGCGCCTGGGGGCCGGTGTTCAACCCGGTTTCGGGCCAGGTGGCCGCGCCCGTGCGCAAGGCCGGGGCCTGGGGCATGGCCGTGGACGACAAGATGGCCTGGGAGCCGCGCTTCGCCCAACTGTGGCATCAGGCCTTTTCCGCCGACGGCACCAAGCTCGCCGCCATCGCCGCCGTGCGGTTCGGCGATTTCACCGTGGTCGTGGACGGCGCGCCCTGGGGCGTGACCTTTCCCGTGATCACGGACCTGGTCATAAGCCCCGCGGGCGGCCGCGTGGCCGCGCTCGGCAACGACCACAACACCGCCTTCGCCGTCCTGTGCGACGGCAAGGTCTGGGCCGGCCGCTACGACATGGCCTGGACCCCGGTGTGGAGCGCCGACGGCGCCCATCTGGCCGTGCACGTGGAACGGGGCGGCAAGCACACCGTGGTGTGCGACGGCAAGCCCTACGGCCAGAGCTTCGACAAATGCTTCGCCCCGGCCTTTTCCCCGGACGGGACCAAAGTCCTTATCCGGGGCATCGCCGACGGCAAGCTGCACCGCATCGTGGCCCCGGTCGCGGCCTTCGCGGGTTAG